In Halopseudomonas nanhaiensis, a single window of DNA contains:
- the spoT gene encoding bifunctional GTP diphosphokinase/guanosine-3',5'-bis pyrophosphate 3'-pyrophosphohydrolase — MSAIEVFAERLGSYLEPDQVNLVRRAYFYAEQAHDGQTRRSGEPYVTHPLAVAGILAGMHMDHQSLMAAMLHDVIEDTGIPKDALVTQFGDTVAELVDGVSKLTQMTFETKAEAQAENFQKMALAMARDIRVILVKLADRLHNMRTLGALSGEKRRRIAKETLEIYAPIANRLGMHSLSVEFEDLGFKAMYPMRAQLIDRAVRSARGNRKELLSKILDSLQNRLEREGIPGRVIGREKHLYGIYQKMRGKRKSFNEIMDVYAFRIIVEKADTCYRALGAVHSLYKPFPGRFKDYIAIPKANGYQSLHTTLFGMHGVPIEIQIRTEEMEELANNGIAAHWVYKSKEEVINGNHARTRQWLKSVLELQQRAGNSLEFIENVKIDLFPDEVYIFTPKGRIMELPKGSTPVDFAYAVHTDVGNSCIACRVNRRLAPLSEPLQSGQTVEIITAPGARPNPAWLSFVITGKARSNIRHFLKHQRHSESIALGERLLEKVLASFDTTLSDIPPARLRRVLEDCGMDNLEELLADIGLGNRMAYVVARRLLISEGSNETEAAKVAEPDEAQIREMPLAIRGTEGLVVSFARCCNPIPGDPIVGYLSSGKGMVIHQENCNNLAESRHSEEKILHLTWDKDVTGEFTVELRVELEHARGIIAQLATGITMADASIDKISVDERDGRTSVVQLVVRVRDRLHLSQLIKRIRVLSGVLRITRLKN, encoded by the coding sequence ATGTCTGCTATAGAAGTATTCGCCGAGCGACTCGGCAGCTATCTCGAACCGGATCAGGTGAACCTGGTCCGGCGCGCCTATTTCTACGCCGAGCAGGCCCACGACGGCCAGACCCGGCGCAGCGGCGAACCCTACGTTACCCATCCGCTAGCCGTAGCCGGCATCCTCGCCGGCATGCACATGGATCATCAGAGCCTGATGGCTGCCATGCTGCACGATGTCATTGAAGACACCGGCATACCCAAGGACGCACTGGTTACGCAGTTTGGCGACACGGTTGCCGAACTGGTCGACGGGGTCAGCAAGCTTACGCAGATGACCTTCGAGACCAAGGCCGAGGCGCAAGCGGAAAACTTCCAGAAAATGGCACTGGCCATGGCCCGCGACATTCGCGTGATTCTTGTCAAGCTGGCCGACCGGCTGCACAACATGCGTACGCTGGGCGCGCTGTCTGGCGAGAAGCGCCGGCGTATCGCCAAGGAAACGCTGGAGATCTACGCCCCCATCGCCAACCGCCTGGGCATGCACAGTCTGAGCGTCGAGTTCGAAGACCTCGGCTTCAAGGCGATGTATCCGATGCGCGCCCAGCTGATCGACCGCGCGGTACGCAGCGCGCGCGGCAATCGCAAGGAGCTGCTGAGCAAGATTCTCGACTCGCTGCAGAACCGGCTGGAGCGCGAAGGTATTCCCGGGCGGGTGATCGGACGAGAGAAGCACCTGTACGGCATCTATCAGAAGATGCGCGGCAAGCGCAAATCCTTCAACGAGATCATGGACGTCTACGCGTTCCGCATCATCGTCGAGAAGGCCGATACCTGCTACCGCGCGCTCGGCGCCGTTCACAGTCTGTACAAGCCCTTCCCCGGGCGCTTCAAGGACTACATCGCGATCCCCAAAGCCAACGGCTATCAGTCGCTGCATACCACCCTGTTCGGCATGCATGGCGTTCCGATCGAGATCCAGATTCGCACCGAAGAGATGGAAGAGCTTGCCAATAACGGCATTGCCGCGCATTGGGTATACAAGTCCAAGGAAGAGGTGATCAACGGCAACCATGCCCGCACGCGCCAGTGGCTGAAAAGCGTACTGGAGCTGCAGCAAAGGGCGGGCAACTCGCTGGAGTTCATCGAGAACGTCAAGATCGACCTGTTCCCCGACGAAGTCTACATTTTCACCCCAAAGGGACGGATCATGGAGCTGCCCAAGGGCTCCACTCCGGTGGACTTCGCCTATGCCGTGCATACGGACGTGGGCAACAGTTGCATTGCCTGCCGCGTCAACCGTCGGCTGGCGCCGCTATCGGAACCCCTGCAGAGCGGGCAGACCGTCGAGATCATCACTGCCCCGGGCGCGCGCCCCAACCCCGCCTGGCTGAGCTTCGTCATCACCGGCAAGGCCCGCAGCAACATTCGCCACTTCCTCAAGCATCAGCGTCATTCCGAGTCCATCGCCCTGGGCGAGCGTCTGCTGGAGAAGGTTCTGGCCAGCTTCGACACCACACTGTCGGATATACCGCCGGCCCGCCTGCGCCGCGTTCTGGAAGATTGCGGGATGGACAATCTGGAAGAACTGCTCGCCGACATCGGGCTGGGCAACCGCATGGCCTACGTGGTCGCCCGGCGCCTGCTGATCAGCGAAGGAAGCAACGAAACCGAAGCGGCCAAGGTCGCCGAGCCGGACGAGGCGCAGATTCGTGAAATGCCCCTGGCCATTCGCGGCACCGAGGGGCTGGTCGTCAGTTTCGCGCGTTGCTGCAACCCGATTCCAGGCGACCCGATCGTCGGCTATCTCTCCTCGGGCAAGGGCATGGTCATCCACCAGGAGAACTGCAACAACCTGGCCGAAAGCCGTCACAGTGAAGAGAAGATCCTGCATCTGACCTGGGACAAGGACGTCACCGGCGAATTTACCGTCGAGCTTCGCGTGGAGCTCGAGCACGCGCGTGGCATCATCGCGCAACTCGCCACCGGCATCACCATGGCCGACGCCAGCATCGACAAGATCAGCGTCGACGAGCGCGATGGCCGCACCAGCGTGGTTCAGCTGGTGGTCCGGGTCCGCGACCGCCTGCACCTGTCCCAACTTATCAAGCGTATCCGCGTGCTCAGCGGCGTGCTGCGCATCACGCGTCTGAAAAACTGA
- a CDS encoding RidA family protein, whose translation MNKQVITSDHAPAAIGTYSQAIKVGNTVYLSGQIPLDPATMEVVDGMEQQICRVFDNLQAVAEAAGGSLQDIVKLNIFLTDLAHFGLVNEVMARYFKQPYPARAAIGVASLPKGVPVEMDGIMVVG comes from the coding sequence ATGAACAAGCAAGTCATCACCAGCGACCACGCACCGGCCGCAATAGGCACCTATTCCCAGGCCATCAAGGTCGGCAATACGGTTTATCTGTCTGGTCAGATCCCGCTGGACCCGGCCACCATGGAAGTGGTCGACGGCATGGAACAGCAGATCTGCCGCGTGTTCGACAACCTTCAGGCCGTTGCCGAGGCGGCTGGCGGATCCCTGCAGGATATCGTCAAATTGAACATCTTCCTCACCGACCTTGCCCACTTCGGCCTGGTCAATGAAGTCATGGCTCGCTATTTCAAGCAGCCCTACCCGGCCCGCGCAGCGATCGGCGTGGCTTCGCTGCCCAAGGGCGTGCCGGTGGAGATGGACGGCATCATGGTGGTTGGCTGA
- a CDS encoding OsmC family protein, with product MKKTGSAEWEGTVKEGSGTITTESGVLDSSPYGFNTRFEDGPGTNPEELIGAAHAACFSMAFSMLLGQEGFTPSRIATTAEVSLEKQEDGFAITAVHLDVQAHVPNLDEATFTEIANKAKAGCPVSKLLNADITMEAYLTE from the coding sequence ATGAAAAAGACTGGCTCAGCTGAATGGGAAGGTACGGTCAAGGAAGGCTCGGGCACCATCACGACCGAAAGCGGCGTGCTGGACAGTTCACCCTATGGCTTCAACACTCGGTTCGAAGACGGACCCGGCACCAACCCCGAAGAGCTGATCGGCGCTGCGCATGCCGCATGCTTCTCGATGGCGTTTTCCATGCTGCTCGGGCAGGAAGGCTTTACACCCAGCAGGATCGCCACGACGGCCGAAGTGTCGCTGGAGAAGCAGGAAGATGGTTTCGCCATCACTGCGGTACACCTTGACGTCCAGGCGCATGTGCCCAACCTTGATGAGGCGACATTCACCGAGATCGCCAACAAGGCCAAGGCGGGTTGCCCGGTGTCGAAACTGTTGAATGCAGACATCACCATGGAAGCCTATCTCACCGAATGA
- a CDS encoding SDR family oxidoreductase — translation MRQVVIAGCGDLGGALAERLMAQGWTVYGMRRDTSRLPEGVQPLTGDLLTDDCPADWPRKIDYLVYCPAAGKRDAELYRALYVDGLRRVVGWMAERRQQPRHLLQISSTGVYAQSQGEWVTENSPALADSDTARALIEAEDVALRSGIPASVVRLAGIYGPGRNRLIEQVRAGVAVPADPVQYTNRIHRDDAAGLLQHLLVQADQHELLAPCYLGVDDEPAPLHEVCSWLAEQLGTTLAAEGPGIGRTGSKRCSNALARETGWVPGYPSYREGYAAMLSEA, via the coding sequence ATGAGACAGGTTGTGATTGCCGGATGCGGCGACCTTGGCGGCGCGCTGGCCGAGCGGCTCATGGCACAGGGTTGGACGGTATACGGCATGCGCCGTGATACCTCGCGGTTGCCCGAGGGTGTGCAGCCCCTGACCGGGGACCTTCTCACCGATGACTGCCCCGCCGACTGGCCGCGCAAGATCGATTATCTGGTCTATTGCCCCGCAGCAGGCAAGCGCGATGCCGAGCTTTACCGCGCGCTGTATGTGGACGGTTTGCGCAGGGTCGTCGGCTGGATGGCCGAGCGCCGCCAGCAACCCCGGCACCTGTTGCAGATATCCAGTACTGGTGTGTACGCGCAAAGCCAGGGTGAGTGGGTGACCGAGAACAGCCCGGCACTGGCCGACTCGGATACCGCCCGGGCGCTTATCGAAGCGGAGGACGTGGCGCTGCGCAGTGGCATTCCCGCGTCGGTGGTGCGTCTGGCGGGGATCTACGGCCCCGGGCGCAACCGGCTGATCGAGCAGGTGCGCGCCGGTGTAGCCGTGCCCGCCGATCCGGTGCAGTACACCAACCGGATTCATCGCGATGACGCTGCCGGGTTGCTGCAGCATCTGCTGGTGCAGGCCGACCAGCACGAACTGCTGGCGCCCTGTTATCTGGGCGTGGACGACGAGCCGGCTCCGCTTCACGAGGTCTGTAGCTGGCTGGCCGAACAGCTCGGCACCACACTGGCTGCAGAGGGCCCCGGCATTGGTCGAACCGGGAGTAAGCGCTGCAGCAACGCGCTGGCGCGGGAGACCGGCTGGGTGCCTGGCTATCCGAGCTACCGGGAAGGTTACGCGGCCATGTTGAGCGAAGCCTGA
- a CDS encoding hydrogen peroxide-inducible genes activator, protein MTLTELRYIVTLAQEQHFGHAAERCHVSQPTLSVGVKKLEDELGVMIFERSKSAVRVTPIGERIVTQAQRVLEEASAIRELASSGKNQLSAPLKVGAIYTIGPYLFPHLVPQLHRVAPEMPLYIEENFTHVLRDKLRNGELDAIIVALPFNEPDVLTKPLYDEPFSLLVPASHPWASRETVTLDELDDSKLLLLGEGHCFRDQVLEACPSIRKGDEQHKHTTVESSSLETIRHMVASGIGMTVLPMSAADDRYYSSDLLVTKQFTSPVPYRTVAIAWRASFPRPKAVEILSDSIRLCSISQPPQAAR, encoded by the coding sequence ATGACCCTCACCGAACTGCGCTACATCGTTACTCTGGCTCAGGAACAACATTTCGGCCATGCCGCCGAGCGTTGCCACGTATCGCAGCCCACGCTCAGCGTCGGCGTCAAGAAGCTGGAAGATGAGCTCGGCGTGATGATCTTCGAGCGCAGCAAAAGCGCGGTGCGGGTCACGCCCATCGGCGAGCGGATCGTTACGCAGGCGCAGCGGGTGCTGGAGGAGGCGTCAGCCATTCGCGAGCTGGCCAGTTCCGGGAAGAACCAGCTCTCGGCGCCATTGAAGGTCGGCGCCATCTATACCATTGGGCCGTACCTGTTTCCGCATCTGGTGCCTCAGTTGCATCGTGTCGCACCGGAAATGCCGTTGTACATCGAGGAGAACTTCACCCATGTGCTGCGCGACAAGCTGCGCAACGGCGAGCTCGACGCAATCATCGTGGCCCTGCCGTTCAACGAGCCGGACGTATTGACCAAGCCGCTGTACGACGAGCCCTTCAGCCTGCTGGTACCGGCCAGCCACCCCTGGGCCAGCCGCGAGACGGTGACACTCGATGAGCTGGACGACAGCAAGCTGTTGCTGCTGGGTGAAGGTCACTGCTTCCGTGATCAGGTGCTCGAAGCCTGCCCGAGCATCCGCAAGGGCGATGAACAGCACAAGCACACCACAGTGGAATCCAGTTCGCTGGAAACCATTCGGCACATGGTGGCCTCAGGCATCGGCATGACCGTGTTGCCGATGTCGGCCGCCGATGATCGCTACTACAGCTCCGATCTGCTGGTCACCAAGCAGTTCACCTCGCCGGTGCCCTACCGCACCGTGGCCATTGCCTGGCGAGCCAGCTTCCCGCGCCCCAAGGCGGTCGAAATCCTCAGCGATTCGATCCGCCTGTGCTCGATCAGCCAGCCGCCGCAAGCTGCCAGGTAA
- the recG gene encoding ATP-dependent DNA helicase RecG: protein MPPRSERTGLTVIKGVGPALADKLERLGLRSVEDVLFHLPLRYQDRTRVTPIGALRPGMDAVVEGVVQAADVVMGRRRSLLCRLQDGTGTLSLRFYHFSAALKASLQRGTHLRCYGEVRPGASGLEIYHPEMQNLESGQTAPVADTLTPIYPATEGLSQLRLRSLSEAALQWLASGNSLTELLPPDIATAHDLAPLREAIRTLHRPPPDVDLEALQDGRHWAQHRLAFEELMAHQLAMLRLRAQVRSRRAPVMTASGALARQFVEQLGFPLTGAQRRVADDVVRDLHQPRPMLRLVQGDVGAGKTVVAALAALQALEAGWQVALMAPTEILAEQHFINFQRWFAPLGISVAWMAGKLKGKARANQLQLIGTGDAAMVVGTHALFQDEVRFHNLGLAIIDEQHRFGVQQRLALRDKGAAGQFSPHQLIMTATPIPRTLAMSAYADLDTSVLDELPPGRTPINTVLISDSRREEVVERVRAGCAEGRQAYWVCTLIEESEQLQAQAAEVSWAALCESLPELSIGMIHGRMKPAEKAEIMAAFKAGDLHLLVATTVIEVGVDVPNASLMIIENPERLGLAQLHQLRGRVGRGSTASHCVLLYHAPLSALGRERLGIMRESSDGFVIAEKDLELRGPGEVLGTRQTGLVQFRVADLVRDADLLPEVQDAAKRLAREYPGHVQPLIDRWLAHGQQFAQV, encoded by the coding sequence ATGCCGCCTCGCTCCGAGCGCACCGGCCTCACCGTCATCAAGGGCGTCGGCCCGGCGCTCGCCGACAAGCTCGAACGGCTGGGGCTGCGCAGCGTGGAAGATGTCCTGTTTCATCTCCCGTTGCGTTATCAGGACCGCACCCGCGTGACCCCCATCGGCGCCCTGCGGCCCGGCATGGACGCTGTAGTCGAGGGCGTCGTCCAGGCCGCCGACGTAGTCATGGGACGGCGACGCAGCCTGCTGTGTCGGCTGCAGGACGGCACGGGCACGCTGAGCCTGCGTTTCTACCATTTTTCCGCTGCCCTCAAGGCCAGCCTGCAACGCGGCACTCATCTGCGCTGCTACGGCGAAGTGCGCCCCGGGGCGTCGGGGCTGGAAATCTACCACCCCGAGATGCAGAACCTGGAGAGCGGGCAGACCGCCCCGGTTGCCGACACGCTGACGCCGATCTACCCGGCCACAGAGGGTCTGTCGCAGTTACGCCTGCGCAGTCTCAGCGAAGCGGCACTGCAGTGGCTGGCATCGGGCAACAGCCTGACTGAACTGCTACCGCCCGACATAGCGACCGCCCATGACCTGGCGCCACTGCGTGAGGCCATCCGCACACTGCACCGGCCACCGCCCGATGTAGACCTCGAGGCCCTGCAGGACGGTCGCCACTGGGCCCAGCACCGCCTGGCGTTCGAAGAGCTGATGGCTCACCAGTTGGCGATGCTGCGCCTGCGTGCGCAGGTCCGCTCGCGCCGTGCCCCGGTCATGACGGCCAGCGGCGCGCTTGCCAGACAGTTTGTCGAGCAACTCGGTTTTCCGCTGACCGGCGCACAGCGCCGTGTAGCCGATGACGTGGTACGCGATCTACACCAGCCGCGTCCGATGTTGCGACTGGTGCAGGGCGATGTCGGCGCGGGCAAGACCGTGGTCGCCGCACTCGCTGCGCTGCAGGCGCTGGAAGCGGGCTGGCAGGTTGCGCTGATGGCGCCCACCGAAATCCTTGCCGAGCAGCATTTCATCAACTTCCAGCGCTGGTTCGCACCGCTGGGCATTTCCGTTGCCTGGATGGCCGGCAAGCTCAAGGGCAAGGCGCGGGCCAACCAGCTGCAGCTCATCGGCACTGGTGATGCGGCGATGGTGGTCGGCACCCATGCACTGTTTCAGGACGAGGTGCGGTTCCACAATCTGGGGCTGGCGATCATCGACGAGCAGCACCGCTTTGGTGTGCAGCAGCGGCTGGCCCTGCGTGACAAGGGCGCAGCCGGGCAATTCTCCCCGCACCAGTTGATCATGACCGCCACGCCGATACCGCGCACGCTGGCGATGAGCGCCTATGCCGATCTGGATACCTCGGTACTCGACGAGCTGCCGCCAGGCCGGACGCCGATCAACACCGTGCTGATCTCCGACAGTCGACGCGAGGAGGTGGTCGAGCGCGTGCGGGCCGGCTGTGCCGAAGGCCGACAGGCCTATTGGGTCTGTACGCTGATCGAGGAATCCGAGCAGCTGCAGGCGCAGGCAGCCGAAGTCAGCTGGGCCGCGCTGTGCGAAAGTCTGCCGGAGTTGTCCATCGGCATGATTCATGGCCGCATGAAACCGGCTGAGAAGGCCGAGATCATGGCCGCCTTCAAGGCTGGCGACCTGCACCTGCTGGTTGCCACCACTGTGATCGAGGTCGGCGTGGACGTGCCCAACGCCAGCCTGATGATCATCGAGAACCCCGAACGCCTGGGCCTGGCGCAGCTGCACCAACTCCGTGGCCGGGTCGGACGGGGTAGCACCGCAAGCCACTGTGTACTGCTCTATCACGCCCCGCTGTCAGCGCTTGGGCGCGAGCGCCTGGGCATCATGCGTGAAAGCTCGGACGGTTTCGTCATCGCCGAAAAGGATCTGGAATTGCGAGGCCCCGGCGAGGTGCTCGGCACCCGTCAGACCGGGCTGGTCCAGTTTCGCGTAGCGGATCTGGTGCGCGACGCGGATCTGCTGCCGGAAGTGCAGGACGCAGCCAAACGTCTGGCGCGGGAGTATCCGGGGCATGTTCAGCCGCTTATCGACCGATGGTTGGCTCACGGGCAGCAATTCGCGCAAGTCTGA
- a CDS encoding aminoacyl-tRNA deacylase and HDOD domain-containing protein — MNTLPANDAGHDSLPDSIEKLLQQQGIRYHLRQADQLGPLAQQVQACLLGDSVGMLLALFPRDHLLDLKRIGELLGRELEPVRMAQAERILAKHEMTSVPGLPLVFGSPCVFEQQLLEHNRLWVDSGLPGLYLELEGDDIGALISKASSGRFAVPLSSLEPLPTDPEQDRSNISDAVKNFTALRMRQRLEETIEIPPLPETAQKVMKLRVDADATIEQLADVVETDPSLAAQVVSWASSPYYAAPGKIRSVEDAIGRVLGFDLVINLAVGLALGKTFSLPKDTAEGSTQYWEQAIYSAAVIEGLAKAMPRDKRPELGLNYLAGLLHNFGYLVLAYIFPPYFKLICRHVEANPHVPSHLIEQHLLGVTRDQIGSWLMRYWDMPAEVSTAIRYQHEPAYKGDLHVYANMVYLTLALLRERDIGSGPQMPIPDELLERLHLSREAAAKAADKVLDARDALRVLVHEFKHGWK; from the coding sequence ATGAACACGCTCCCTGCCAATGACGCCGGTCACGACAGCCTCCCCGACTCGATCGAGAAGCTTCTGCAACAGCAGGGCATCCGCTATCACCTGCGCCAGGCCGACCAGCTCGGACCACTGGCGCAGCAGGTTCAGGCCTGCCTGCTCGGCGATAGCGTCGGCATGCTGCTGGCGCTGTTCCCGCGCGATCATCTGCTCGACCTCAAGCGAATTGGCGAGTTGCTCGGTCGCGAGCTCGAGCCGGTGCGCATGGCGCAGGCCGAACGCATTCTCGCCAAGCACGAGATGACCAGCGTTCCGGGTCTTCCGCTGGTGTTCGGCTCGCCATGCGTGTTCGAGCAGCAGTTGCTCGAACACAACCGGTTATGGGTCGACAGCGGGCTGCCGGGCCTGTACCTGGAGCTTGAAGGGGACGACATCGGCGCACTGATTTCCAAAGCCAGCTCCGGACGCTTCGCTGTGCCGTTGAGCAGTCTTGAGCCTCTGCCAACCGACCCGGAGCAGGACCGCAGCAACATCAGCGACGCAGTGAAAAACTTCACGGCTCTGCGCATGCGCCAGCGCCTGGAAGAGACCATCGAGATCCCGCCGCTGCCGGAAACCGCACAGAAGGTGATGAAGCTGCGGGTGGACGCAGATGCGACGATCGAGCAACTGGCGGATGTGGTCGAGACCGACCCCAGCCTGGCCGCCCAGGTGGTTAGCTGGGCCTCGTCACCGTATTACGCTGCTCCCGGCAAGATCCGCTCGGTGGAAGACGCCATCGGTCGTGTGCTGGGATTCGATCTGGTGATCAATCTGGCCGTCGGCCTGGCTCTGGGCAAGACCTTCAGTCTGCCCAAGGACACCGCCGAAGGCAGCACCCAATACTGGGAACAGGCTATCTACAGTGCCGCGGTCATCGAAGGGCTTGCCAAGGCCATGCCCCGCGACAAGCGGCCCGAACTGGGCCTGAACTATCTTGCCGGCCTCCTGCACAATTTCGGATATCTGGTGCTGGCGTACATCTTCCCGCCCTACTTCAAGCTGATCTGTCGGCACGTGGAAGCCAACCCGCATGTACCTTCTCATCTGATCGAGCAACACCTGCTCGGCGTGACCCGCGATCAGATCGGCAGCTGGCTGATGCGTTACTGGGATATGCCTGCTGAGGTGTCGACCGCGATCCGCTATCAGCACGAACCGGCCTACAAGGGCGACCTGCACGTGTATGCCAACATGGTTTATCTGACCCTGGCCCTGCTGCGCGAGCGCGACATTGGCAGCGGACCGCAAATGCCGATACCCGACGAGCTGCTCGAGCGGTTGCATCTGTCGCGCGAGGCGGCGGCGAAAGCGGCTGACAAGGTATTGGACGCGCGAGACGCGCTACGCGTGCTGGTGCACGAATTCAAACACGGCTGGAAATGA
- a CDS encoding HU family DNA-binding protein, with translation MRKPDLAAAIADKADLSKDQANRVLNAVLDEITQALSRKDTVTLVGFGTFLQRHRGARTGKNPQTGDPVQIKASNTVSFKPGKSLRDSVN, from the coding sequence ATGCGTAAACCGGATCTCGCCGCGGCGATCGCCGACAAGGCCGACCTGAGTAAAGACCAGGCCAACCGTGTGCTCAACGCCGTACTGGATGAAATCACTCAGGCTCTCAGCCGCAAGGACACCGTGACCCTCGTCGGGTTTGGCACCTTCCTGCAACGCCATCGCGGCGCCCGCACCGGGAAAAATCCGCAGACCGGCGATCCGGTGCAGATCAAGGCCAGCAATACCGTTTCCTTCAAACCGGGCAAGAGCCTCCGCGACTCGGTCAATTGA
- a CDS encoding NAD(P)/FAD-dependent oxidoreductase, which produces MSDSAPLLILGTGLAGYNLAREFRKLDTERPLCLVTADDGRFYSKPMLSTGFSKGKEADELAMQSAAAMAEQLDARILVNTRVTGIDAGTRRILTTDGQLAYSDLVLASGAEARRLPWAEALGERLQSVNDLIDYARFRAALAGKKNVVIIGAGLIGCEYANDLAAAGYSVQVIAPDQQVMAGLLPPEIAAAVQHGLEVLGVRFHLRQGIRDMRPAAHGISVILEDGSLVEGEQGLSAIGLVPGRALAEQARLDVAHGIKVDRRLRTSAEHVYALGDCAEVASLSLMYVMPLMAAARVLAQNLAGGDAELSYGPMPITVKTPACPLVVSPPLTATEGSWTITGDGANLRGLFHDAHGQLHGYALSGALVSEKLQLNRQLPAWMP; this is translated from the coding sequence GTGTCCGATTCTGCTCCGCTGTTGATTCTTGGTACCGGCCTGGCCGGCTACAATCTCGCCCGTGAGTTTCGCAAGCTCGATACCGAGCGGCCGCTATGCCTGGTCACCGCTGACGACGGCCGGTTCTATTCCAAACCCATGCTCTCGACCGGCTTTTCCAAGGGCAAGGAAGCCGATGAGCTGGCAATGCAGTCGGCCGCAGCGATGGCCGAGCAGCTTGACGCGCGCATCCTGGTGAATACACGCGTGACCGGTATCGACGCGGGAACCCGACGGATACTGACCACGGACGGACAGCTGGCCTACAGCGATCTGGTACTGGCCAGCGGTGCCGAAGCACGTCGGCTGCCCTGGGCCGAAGCGCTGGGCGAGCGGCTGCAATCGGTCAATGATCTCATCGACTACGCGCGCTTCCGCGCTGCGCTTGCCGGCAAGAAAAACGTCGTGATCATCGGTGCAGGTCTGATCGGCTGTGAGTATGCCAACGACCTCGCAGCGGCCGGGTACTCGGTGCAGGTTATCGCGCCAGATCAGCAGGTCATGGCAGGTCTCCTGCCGCCGGAAATCGCCGCTGCGGTGCAGCATGGGCTCGAGGTGCTGGGCGTGCGCTTTCATCTGCGCCAGGGCATCCGTGACATGCGGCCCGCTGCTCACGGCATCAGCGTGATCCTCGAGGACGGCAGCCTGGTGGAAGGGGAGCAGGGATTGTCCGCAATCGGTCTGGTGCCGGGGCGGGCGCTGGCAGAGCAGGCCAGGCTGGACGTGGCGCACGGCATCAAGGTCGACCGCCGGTTGCGCACCTCTGCCGAGCACGTCTATGCCCTGGGCGATTGCGCCGAAGTCGCGTCGCTCAGCCTCATGTACGTGATGCCATTGATGGCCGCAGCGCGGGTACTGGCGCAGAACCTGGCTGGCGGTGACGCTGAACTGAGCTATGGACCGATGCCGATCACGGTGAAGACGCCCGCCTGCCCATTGGTCGTCTCGCCACCGCTGACGGCTACCGAGGGCAGCTGGACCATCACCGGGGACGGGGCCAACCTTCGCGGGCTGTTTCACGATGCACACGGACAATTGCACGGGTACGCGTTAAGCGGCGCGCTGGTCAGCGAAAAGCTGCAGCTCAACCGCCAGCTGCCGGCCTGGATGCCCTGA
- a CDS encoding rubredoxin, whose protein sequence is MKKWQCVVCGLIYDEAEGWPDDGIAPGTRWEDVPADWLCPDCGVGKEDFEMIEIG, encoded by the coding sequence ATGAAGAAGTGGCAGTGTGTGGTGTGCGGGCTGATCTATGACGAAGCCGAGGGCTGGCCGGATGACGGCATCGCCCCCGGCACGCGCTGGGAGGACGTTCCCGCGGACTGGCTATGCCCCGATTGTGGTGTGGGCAAGGAAGATTTCGAGATGATCGAGATCGGCTGA
- a CDS encoding chorismate--pyruvate lyase family protein: protein MTVPHWLPAEHHPAPPADPLYDWLRGQGSLTRRLMAAGGDDFCVELLRQSVQAAREDEALALGIQPGADAWVREVLLHAAGAPRVFARSVAPLASLADSGLDLERLGTRSLGEVLFADARIERSDIEISRYPAHWLPAEHQQVGLWGRRSQFSHASLRLLVCEVFLDGWPPAN from the coding sequence GTGACCGTTCCCCATTGGCTGCCTGCCGAGCACCATCCCGCCCCGCCCGCCGATCCTCTGTATGACTGGCTCCGCGGCCAGGGCTCCCTGACCCGTCGGTTGATGGCCGCCGGGGGGGACGACTTCTGCGTCGAGTTGCTGCGACAGTCGGTGCAAGCGGCGCGGGAAGATGAAGCGCTGGCGCTGGGTATTCAACCCGGAGCAGACGCCTGGGTTCGCGAGGTGTTGCTACATGCTGCGGGCGCACCGCGCGTGTTTGCCCGGAGCGTGGCTCCACTTGCGTCGCTCGCCGATTCCGGGCTGGATCTGGAGCGTCTGGGCACGCGCAGTCTCGGCGAGGTGCTATTCGCCGATGCGCGCATCGAGCGCAGCGACATCGAAATAAGCCGCTACCCTGCCCACTGGCTGCCAGCCGAGCACCAGCAGGTCGGGCTCTGGGGGAGACGGTCACAGTTTTCCCATGCCAGCTTGCGGCTGCTGGTCTGTGAAGTATTCTTGGACGGTTGGCCACCGGCCAACTGA